One genomic region from Haloterrigena gelatinilytica encodes:
- a CDS encoding SRPBCC family protein produces the protein MREVTVSRVVDATPAELSEWLDPPTIVRAEGSFDVEAVEDRDDAVVVLASGPGMALPLRFEDRDGAIYYTQEGEQGPFSHMETWIELEDAADGTRVAVRSSVSLSAPLPFGDRIAAWKRKGECSRLLEALADAFD, from the coding sequence ATGCGCGAGGTGACGGTCTCTCGAGTCGTCGACGCGACGCCCGCGGAGCTCTCGGAGTGGCTCGATCCGCCGACGATCGTCCGCGCGGAGGGGAGTTTCGACGTCGAGGCGGTCGAGGACCGGGACGACGCGGTAGTCGTCCTCGCCAGCGGCCCCGGAATGGCCCTCCCGCTGCGGTTCGAGGACCGCGACGGCGCGATCTACTACACCCAGGAGGGCGAGCAGGGCCCGTTCTCCCACATGGAAACGTGGATCGAACTCGAGGACGCCGCTGACGGCACTCGAGTCGCGGTCCGCTCGTCGGTCTCGCTGTCGGCCCCGCTGCCCTTCGGCGACCGGATCGCCGCCTGGAAGCGGAAGGGCGAGTGTTCGCGGCTGCTCGAGGCGCTCGCGGACGCGTTCGACTGA
- a CDS encoding CobW family GTP-binding protein has translation MHSDSNGVPVTVLSGGLGAGKTTLLNHLLRTVDDRDLAVLVNDMGDVNVDAELVAEGSDLDVEGGVAELSNGCICCELRDDLETAVVRLAREREFDHLLVEASGISEPEPVARLFTTSSRVAASYDLDALVTVLDTRLFLDTFAGEDVPERRGRRDSADDDADDTRPLSDLLIEQLEVANLVVLNKTDLCEPAELEEAEALVRALRPEAETIRTEFSAVDPDRLLGVGLFDPGRMAEAAGWQRALADDGAESDPVHGHGGDRGHGGHDDHHRHRHPDEVYGVDSFVYRARRPFHPERFAAVLRDLPDGIVRSKGVAWIAGRDVKVDVAQAGPSVRASVRGPWIAALPEVRRDLYRSNRPDLEWHDEHGDRRTELVFIGTDTREARLRSALEDCLVTDAEWERADALENPFPDEEEEAVALREP, from the coding sequence ATGCACTCGGATTCGAACGGCGTTCCCGTCACCGTGCTCTCGGGGGGACTCGGCGCGGGGAAGACGACGCTGCTGAACCACCTCCTGCGAACGGTAGACGACCGCGACCTGGCCGTGCTCGTCAACGACATGGGCGACGTGAACGTCGACGCCGAACTCGTCGCCGAGGGATCGGACCTCGACGTCGAGGGCGGCGTCGCCGAGCTCTCGAACGGCTGTATCTGCTGTGAGCTGCGGGACGACCTCGAGACGGCGGTCGTCCGACTGGCCCGCGAGCGCGAGTTCGACCACCTGCTCGTCGAGGCTTCGGGGATCTCCGAGCCGGAACCGGTCGCGCGGCTCTTTACGACCAGTTCGCGGGTCGCCGCCAGCTACGACCTCGACGCGCTCGTGACCGTCCTCGACACCCGGCTCTTCCTCGATACCTTCGCCGGCGAGGACGTGCCGGAGCGCCGCGGTCGACGCGACTCGGCGGACGACGACGCCGACGACACGCGTCCCCTCTCGGATCTACTGATCGAGCAACTCGAGGTCGCGAACCTCGTCGTGCTCAACAAGACCGATCTCTGCGAGCCCGCGGAACTCGAGGAGGCCGAGGCGCTCGTCCGGGCGCTCCGACCCGAGGCCGAGACGATCCGGACGGAATTCAGCGCGGTTGATCCCGACCGCCTCCTCGGCGTCGGGCTGTTCGATCCCGGCCGCATGGCGGAGGCGGCGGGCTGGCAGCGCGCGCTGGCCGACGACGGGGCCGAATCCGATCCCGTGCACGGTCACGGCGGCGACCGCGGACACGGCGGGCACGACGACCACCACCGCCACCGCCATCCCGACGAGGTCTACGGCGTCGACTCGTTCGTCTACCGAGCGCGCCGTCCCTTCCACCCCGAGCGGTTCGCCGCGGTGTTACGCGACCTCCCCGACGGCATCGTGCGCTCGAAGGGCGTCGCGTGGATCGCCGGCCGGGACGTCAAAGTCGACGTCGCGCAGGCGGGCCCGTCCGTCCGCGCGAGCGTCCGCGGGCCCTGGATCGCCGCGCTCCCGGAGGTTCGCCGCGACCTGTACCGCTCGAACCGGCCCGATCTGGAGTGGCACGACGAGCACGGCGACCGCCGGACGGAACTGGTCTTCATCGGCACCGACACGCGGGAAGCGAGGCTCCGGTCGGCCCTCGAGGACTGTCTGGTCACCGACGCGGAGTGGGAGCGAGCGGACGCCCTCGAGAACCCGTTCCCGGACGAGGAGGAGGAAGCGGTCGCGCTGCGCGAGCCCTGA
- a CDS encoding ArsA family ATPase encodes MTTFTFFGGKGGVGKTTVSSAYALECIDAGLETLVVSTDPAHSTADVFDQEFGDDPRPVEGYDGLSAMEIDPEREVQDHLQELRRQLNAQLSAAMVNEVELQLEMAHQTPGAYEAALFDRFVEVMRTADDYDRVVFDTSPTGSTLRLLALPDLLERWIDRLMDKRERSIDLYEKAAIGNQEPRRVMEGDPILARLQGRKERFEFAGEVLREDAAFYLVMNPDELSIRETARSLETLAEADLPVRGLVVNRLTPEPEPHEEGRGARYLRERVETERDRLERIEREFEPPVVATIETRVEEVRGSLLEDVASDLEIAVETE; translated from the coding sequence ATGACGACCTTCACGTTCTTCGGCGGCAAGGGCGGCGTCGGCAAGACGACCGTCTCGAGCGCCTACGCGCTCGAGTGTATCGACGCGGGGCTGGAGACGCTCGTGGTCTCGACGGACCCGGCCCACAGCACGGCCGACGTCTTCGACCAGGAGTTCGGCGACGACCCGCGTCCCGTCGAGGGGTACGACGGGCTCTCGGCGATGGAGATCGATCCCGAACGGGAGGTCCAGGATCACCTCCAGGAGCTGCGCCGGCAACTGAACGCCCAGCTCTCGGCGGCGATGGTCAACGAGGTCGAACTGCAACTCGAGATGGCCCACCAGACGCCGGGGGCCTACGAGGCCGCGCTGTTCGACCGCTTCGTCGAGGTGATGCGCACGGCAGACGACTACGATCGAGTCGTCTTCGACACCTCGCCGACCGGCTCGACGCTGCGGCTGCTCGCCTTGCCGGACCTGCTCGAGCGCTGGATCGATCGCTTGATGGACAAACGCGAGCGCAGCATCGACCTCTACGAGAAGGCCGCGATCGGGAACCAGGAACCCCGCCGCGTGATGGAGGGCGATCCGATCCTCGCGCGCCTGCAGGGACGCAAGGAGCGCTTCGAGTTCGCCGGCGAGGTGTTACGCGAGGACGCCGCCTTCTACCTGGTGATGAACCCGGACGAACTCTCGATCCGGGAGACGGCCCGCTCGCTCGAGACGTTAGCCGAGGCCGACCTGCCGGTGCGCGGACTGGTCGTCAACCGGCTGACGCCCGAGCCGGAACCCCACGAGGAGGGCCGCGGCGCCCGGTATCTCCGTGAACGCGTCGAGACCGAGCGCGACCGCCTCGAGCGCATCGAACGGGAGTTCGAACCGCCCGTCGTGGCGACGATCGAGACGCGCGTCGAGGAAGTGCGCGGGAGCCTGCTCGAGGACGTCGCGAGCGACCTCGAGATCGCCGTCGAAACCGAGTGA
- a CDS encoding carbon starvation CstA family protein, whose protein sequence is MAGVIWIVALVLVTFSVSYVAYGRYLSQFVGLDDSRETPAHKYQDGQEYVPAKKPVLLGHHYSSIAGGAPVVGPITAALVWGWVPAVLWVAIGNPLLGAVHDFVSLSSSLRHEGKSIGYIIGEYVGERGKDMLLWFAFLLTILVVAVFALVIGVVLNAYPSAATASLLYVTLAFVFGVWLYQLNLPFSVGTVVFVGGVFASVWVGIQYPLAIVPGDYPAGTTVLFESTPFFVPSLLGSANIGAWVLVMLVYGAAASILPVWMLLQPRDYLSSFLLYAGVGGSLLAVIVGTLITGMGTDAVHPETGAQLTLDITTGAWYGFLGQGGPLAEMLPLMPLFPLLFLTIACGTISGFHSLVSSGTTAKQLNKETDARLIGYGGMLAEGLLAAVALCAVTVVAIPASSGGIGLALPNFATGGGAILTALGIPFEFAAPFMALVLASFLLTSMDTAVRLGRYMLEEIVGTPETPVEEYAANRYVNTSIIAVVAFFLLGSGRWEDLWTLFGGANQLLASLALLTGTVWLANWSESKQLISTGGPMALMGFITVIGLTWTGLYQILGGRLLGITADAETTLLGQASAVVQIAIIAVLIGLALSLFKIGYDNMRTARRTGDGVAADAISDDD, encoded by the coding sequence ATGGCAGGTGTAATATGGATCGTGGCACTGGTGCTGGTGACGTTTTCCGTCTCGTACGTCGCGTACGGACGGTATCTCTCGCAGTTCGTGGGGTTAGACGACAGTCGAGAGACGCCGGCACACAAGTACCAAGACGGTCAGGAGTACGTCCCGGCGAAGAAGCCGGTACTACTGGGGCATCACTACTCGAGTATCGCGGGCGGCGCACCCGTCGTCGGCCCGATCACGGCCGCGCTGGTCTGGGGTTGGGTCCCGGCCGTGCTGTGGGTCGCGATCGGTAATCCGCTGTTGGGTGCGGTACACGACTTCGTCTCGCTGTCGAGCAGCCTCCGACACGAGGGGAAGTCGATCGGTTACATCATCGGCGAGTACGTCGGGGAGCGCGGCAAGGACATGCTGCTGTGGTTCGCGTTCCTGCTGACGATTCTCGTCGTCGCGGTGTTCGCGCTGGTCATCGGCGTCGTGCTGAACGCCTACCCGTCGGCGGCGACCGCGAGCCTCCTCTACGTCACGCTCGCGTTCGTCTTCGGGGTCTGGCTCTACCAGCTGAACCTCCCGTTCTCGGTCGGGACGGTCGTCTTCGTCGGTGGCGTCTTCGCGTCGGTCTGGGTCGGTATCCAGTACCCGCTCGCGATCGTCCCCGGCGACTACCCAGCCGGGACGACCGTGCTGTTCGAGTCGACGCCGTTTTTCGTCCCGTCGCTGCTCGGGAGCGCGAACATCGGTGCGTGGGTACTGGTGATGCTCGTCTACGGCGCGGCGGCGAGCATCCTGCCGGTGTGGATGCTGTTGCAGCCTCGAGACTACCTCTCGTCGTTCCTCCTGTACGCGGGGGTCGGCGGGAGCCTGCTCGCGGTCATCGTCGGCACGCTCATCACCGGGATGGGTACCGACGCCGTCCACCCCGAGACCGGCGCGCAACTGACGCTCGACATCACGACGGGAGCCTGGTACGGCTTCCTCGGACAGGGCGGTCCGCTCGCCGAGATGCTTCCGCTCATGCCGCTGTTCCCGCTGTTGTTCCTGACCATCGCGTGCGGGACGATCAGCGGCTTCCACTCGCTGGTGTCCTCGGGGACGACGGCCAAGCAGTTGAACAAGGAGACCGACGCCAGACTGATCGGCTACGGCGGCATGCTCGCGGAGGGGCTCCTGGCGGCGGTCGCGCTGTGTGCAGTGACGGTCGTCGCGATCCCGGCCAGTAGCGGCGGGATCGGACTCGCACTGCCGAACTTCGCGACCGGCGGCGGCGCCATCCTCACCGCCCTCGGCATTCCGTTCGAGTTCGCCGCACCGTTCATGGCGCTCGTGCTCGCGAGCTTCCTGCTGACGAGCATGGACACGGCCGTTCGACTGGGCCGGTACATGTTAGAGGAGATCGTCGGCACGCCGGAGACGCCGGTCGAGGAGTACGCGGCCAACCGCTACGTCAACACGTCGATCATCGCGGTCGTCGCGTTCTTCCTGCTCGGCAGCGGCCGCTGGGAGGACCTCTGGACGCTGTTCGGCGGCGCGAACCAGCTGCTGGCGTCGCTGGCGCTGCTGACCGGCACCGTCTGGCTGGCCAACTGGAGCGAGTCCAAGCAGCTGATCTCCACGGGCGGCCCGATGGCGCTGATGGGCTTTATCACCGTCATCGGCCTCACCTGGACCGGCCTCTACCAGATCCTCGGCGGTCGGCTGCTCGGCATCACCGCCGACGCCGAGACGACGCTGCTCGGCCAGGCGTCGGCCGTCGTGCAGATCGCCATCATCGCGGTCCTCATCGGGCTGGCGCTGTCGCTGTTCAAGATCGGCTACGATAACATGCGGACGGCCCGTCGCACGGGCGACGGGGTCGCAGCCGACGCCATCTCGGACGACGACTGA
- a CDS encoding DUF7344 domain-containing protein, whose protein sequence is MSVTDRPVHPPNASDSETGESEAEASAALSPDETFHILQTFRRRESIRYLLERDGPVKMRDVAEHVAAREHKTTVAELTSAQRQRVYIPLYQSHLPKLDTAGVIEYDKPRGIVRPTERLESFRPYLEATTAPTDAEPDRADREASPNGQRRSVAGLGAIVALLLAIAAEALQASGVVLGAVIAALVLVAVAVF, encoded by the coding sequence ATGTCAGTTACAGACCGCCCCGTGCATCCGCCGAACGCTTCCGACAGCGAGACCGGTGAATCGGAAGCCGAAGCGTCCGCAGCCCTCTCCCCCGACGAAACGTTCCACATCCTCCAGACCTTCCGACGGCGGGAGTCGATCCGATACCTGCTGGAAAGAGACGGTCCCGTCAAGATGCGCGACGTCGCCGAACACGTCGCCGCGCGGGAACACAAGACGACCGTGGCCGAACTCACCTCCGCGCAGCGCCAGCGCGTCTACATCCCGCTCTACCAGTCACACCTGCCGAAACTCGACACGGCCGGCGTCATCGAGTACGACAAGCCGCGCGGCATCGTGCGGCCGACCGAGCGACTCGAGTCGTTTCGGCCGTATCTCGAGGCGACGACGGCCCCGACGGACGCGGAGCCCGATCGAGCGGACCGCGAGGCGTCCCCGAACGGGCAGCGCCGGTCGGTCGCAGGGCTCGGAGCGATCGTCGCCCTTCTGCTCGCGATCGCGGCGGAAGCGCTGCAGGCCTCCGGAGTGGTCCTCGGAGCGGTGATCGCCGCGCTCGTCCTCGTCGCGGTGGCAGTATTCTGA
- a CDS encoding HalOD1 output domain-containing protein: MTGGTPDAIETLEYEPKTDTYRIAYDAGTTPPSLAVVSALDSLSDGGFDAPLYDVIDPDALDRLLSPSEPAETADRRSISFAARGFRITVSSRGYLEVRSDRDGDGAEGSE; the protein is encoded by the coding sequence ATGACGGGGGGAACGCCCGACGCCATCGAGACGCTCGAGTACGAGCCGAAAACGGACACCTATCGGATCGCCTACGACGCGGGGACGACGCCGCCGAGCCTCGCCGTCGTCTCGGCGCTCGACTCCCTCTCCGACGGCGGATTCGACGCGCCGCTGTACGACGTGATCGACCCCGATGCGCTCGACCGGCTCCTGTCGCCGTCCGAGCCCGCCGAGACCGCGGATCGGCGCTCGATCTCGTTCGCCGCTCGCGGGTTTCGAATCACCGTTTCCAGTCGCGGGTACCTCGAGGTGCGATCGGACCGCGACGGGGACGGCGCGGAGGGATCCGAATGA
- a CDS encoding Lrp/AsnC family transcriptional regulator, with the protein MELDDVSKGVLYVLQHNSRQITTREMADRIGVSASTVRNRIERLEDEGVIRGYYPEIDYDNAGLQLHVLFVCGAPGVERNALAEAARNVSGVVSVQEVLDGTENVRIEAVGTDTDDIARVSDELSAIGLSIADSKVFKSSHRQPFDHFGEQLVDEPE; encoded by the coding sequence ATGGAGTTAGATGACGTTAGCAAGGGGGTTCTGTACGTACTGCAACATAACTCTCGGCAGATCACGACGCGCGAGATGGCGGATCGAATCGGCGTGTCGGCCAGCACGGTTCGGAATCGCATCGAGCGGCTGGAAGACGAGGGCGTCATCAGGGGCTACTATCCGGAAATCGACTACGATAACGCGGGGCTCCAGTTACACGTGCTCTTCGTCTGCGGCGCTCCCGGCGTCGAACGGAACGCGCTCGCCGAAGCGGCCAGAAACGTAAGCGGCGTCGTGAGCGTTCAGGAAGTTCTCGACGGGACGGAGAACGTTCGGATCGAAGCCGTCGGGACGGATACCGACGACATCGCTCGCGTCAGCGACGAGTTGAGCGCGATCGGTCTCTCGATCGCCGACTCGAAGGTGTTCAAGAGTTCGCACAGACAGCCGTTCGATCACTTCGGCGAACAACTCGTCGACGAGCCGGAATGA
- a CDS encoding redox-regulated ATPase YchF — MSASYRIGLVGKPSVGKSSFFNAATMNDVPEGAYPFTTIDPSVGEAYVRVDCAAPEFDEECTPNVGYCDHGTRFVPTKLVDVAGLIPGAHEGAGLGNQFLSDLNETDVLVHVVDFSGQTDLEGEPTEDHDPRKDIAFLEEELDQWYLDVLEKGINRYESGYTTEDDAIEEELAEQMSAFKTNEDEIKRLIRRTDVGFDPAVWDDEDKLALAREIRTETKPMVIAANKMDTPEAQENYEEIANDPEYDHLTIVPCSAHAEKALKSADKADVVDYRPGDADFEITGDISGDQEQGLEQIREFLSEYGATGVQAALETALFDVLGVVPVFPGGANGLGNERGEVLPDCYLIPPNSTAEDFAYSLHSDIGDGFLHAIDCRTNRQLGKDYEVESRDVIEIITTN, encoded by the coding sequence ATGAGTGCGAGTTACCGGATCGGACTCGTCGGCAAACCGTCTGTCGGCAAGTCCTCCTTCTTCAATGCCGCGACGATGAACGACGTGCCCGAGGGCGCGTACCCGTTCACGACCATCGACCCCAGCGTGGGCGAAGCCTACGTCCGCGTCGACTGTGCGGCCCCCGAGTTCGACGAGGAGTGTACCCCCAACGTCGGCTACTGCGACCACGGGACCCGGTTCGTCCCGACGAAACTCGTCGACGTCGCCGGCCTCATCCCCGGCGCCCACGAGGGCGCGGGGCTGGGCAACCAGTTCCTCAGTGACCTGAACGAGACCGACGTGCTCGTCCACGTCGTCGACTTCTCGGGACAGACCGACCTCGAGGGCGAACCCACCGAGGACCACGACCCCCGGAAGGACATCGCCTTCCTCGAGGAGGAACTCGATCAGTGGTATCTCGACGTCTTGGAGAAGGGTATCAACCGGTACGAGTCCGGGTATACCACCGAGGACGACGCCATCGAGGAAGAGCTCGCCGAGCAGATGAGCGCGTTCAAGACGAACGAGGACGAGATCAAGCGCCTGATTCGGCGGACGGACGTCGGCTTCGACCCCGCGGTTTGGGACGACGAGGACAAACTCGCGCTCGCGCGCGAGATCCGCACGGAGACCAAGCCGATGGTCATCGCGGCGAACAAGATGGACACCCCCGAGGCACAGGAAAACTACGAGGAGATCGCGAACGATCCCGAGTACGACCACCTGACGATCGTCCCCTGCAGCGCCCACGCCGAGAAGGCCCTGAAATCGGCCGACAAGGCCGACGTCGTCGACTACCGCCCCGGCGACGCCGACTTCGAGATCACGGGCGATATTTCGGGCGACCAGGAGCAGGGCTTAGAACAGATCCGCGAGTTCCTCTCCGAGTACGGCGCGACGGGCGTCCAGGCGGCCCTCGAGACCGCGCTGTTCGACGTGCTCGGCGTCGTGCCGGTGTTCCCCGGCGGCGCGAACGGACTCGGAAACGAACGCGGCGAGGTGCTGCCCGACTGCTACCTGATTCCGCCGAACTCGACGGCCGAGGACTTCGCGTACAGCCTCCACTCCGACATCGGCGACGGCTTCCTGCACGCCATCGACTGCCGGACGAACCGCCAGCTCGGCAAGGACTACGAGGTCGAGTCCCGCGACGTGATCGAGATCATCACGACGAACTGA
- a CDS encoding deoxyribonuclease IV, which translates to MKVGAHVSISGSRVSSDDETPPYDDLRNAVHRQRAFGGNCGQIFTTSPQVWAQPEISDEAADGFREESDERLEGPWVIHSAYLVNLCTPKDDLRRKSKESMQAELDAAAKLGIPYVNVHLGAHTGAGVEGGLDNAASLIDELDVPEGVQILIESDAGSGTKLGGEFEHLAGIIDRTETDIGICIDTAHTLVAGNDLTTPEAVDETVQRFDDEVGLEYLKYIHLNDSKHDVGTHKDEHALIGEGYIGEDGMRAIVNHPDLRDLPFALETPTEDGKGFAWNIEKVKELRE; encoded by the coding sequence ATGAAGGTCGGCGCACACGTATCCATCTCCGGCTCGCGCGTCTCCTCCGACGACGAAACGCCGCCGTACGACGATCTCCGCAACGCGGTCCACCGCCAGCGCGCGTTCGGCGGGAACTGCGGGCAGATCTTCACTACCTCGCCGCAGGTCTGGGCCCAGCCCGAGATCAGCGACGAGGCCGCCGACGGCTTCCGCGAGGAATCGGACGAGCGACTCGAGGGGCCGTGGGTGATCCACTCGGCCTATCTGGTCAACCTCTGCACCCCGAAGGACGACCTCCGGCGCAAGTCCAAGGAGAGCATGCAGGCGGAACTCGACGCCGCCGCGAAACTGGGCATCCCGTACGTCAACGTCCACCTCGGCGCGCACACGGGCGCGGGCGTCGAGGGCGGCCTCGACAACGCGGCGAGTCTCATCGACGAACTCGACGTGCCGGAAGGCGTCCAGATTCTCATCGAGTCAGACGCCGGCAGCGGGACGAAGCTCGGCGGCGAGTTCGAGCACCTCGCGGGGATCATCGACCGCACCGAGACCGACATCGGCATCTGCATCGACACCGCCCACACGCTGGTCGCCGGCAACGACCTCACGACGCCCGAAGCGGTCGACGAGACCGTCCAGCGGTTCGACGACGAGGTCGGGCTGGAGTACCTGAAGTACATCCACCTCAACGACTCGAAACACGACGTCGGTACCCACAAGGACGAACACGCGCTCATCGGCGAGGGCTACATCGGCGAGGACGGCATGCGGGCCATCGTGAACCACCCCGACTTGCGGGACCTGCCCTTCGCGCTCGAGACGCCGACGGAAGATGGGAAAGGCTTCGCGTGGAACATCGAGAAGGTCAAGGAACTGCGAGAATAG
- a CDS encoding class I SAM-dependent methyltransferase, with translation MREFSEDYLRRTREGMWADSREALEPLALGSRERVLDVGCGTGELSRVLREEAPDDATVVGCDADRELLEIAADGDDPVPAVAGDALRLPFPDDSFDLVVCQALLINLPDPAAAVAEFARVSTDLVAAVEPNNATVEIDSSVDREGRLERRARSAYLDGVATDVALGADARAAFEDAGLEVRETRRYDHVRTVEPPYSEMALVAARRKATGAGLADDRETMLSGALTEAEYDDLRGAWREMGRDVIEQMEAREYRREEAVPFFVTVGRVP, from the coding sequence GTGCGCGAGTTCTCCGAGGACTACCTGCGCCGGACCCGCGAGGGGATGTGGGCCGACTCCCGCGAGGCCCTCGAGCCCCTCGCCCTCGGGTCCCGCGAGCGCGTCCTAGACGTCGGCTGCGGCACCGGCGAGCTGAGCCGCGTCTTGCGCGAGGAAGCCCCCGACGACGCCACCGTCGTCGGCTGCGACGCCGACCGCGAGCTGCTCGAGATCGCGGCCGACGGCGACGATCCCGTCCCCGCCGTCGCCGGCGACGCCCTGCGCCTCCCGTTCCCGGACGACAGCTTCGACCTCGTGGTCTGTCAGGCGCTGTTGATCAACCTGCCCGATCCCGCGGCCGCCGTCGCGGAGTTCGCCCGCGTCTCGACGGATCTCGTCGCGGCCGTCGAACCGAACAACGCCACCGTCGAGATCGACTCGAGCGTCGATCGCGAGGGCCGCCTCGAGCGGCGGGCCCGCAGCGCCTACCTCGACGGCGTCGCGACCGACGTCGCGCTCGGCGCCGACGCCCGCGCGGCGTTCGAGGACGCCGGCCTCGAGGTGCGCGAGACGCGCCGGTACGATCACGTCCGGACGGTCGAGCCGCCCTACAGCGAGATGGCGCTGGTCGCGGCCCGGCGGAAGGCGACCGGCGCGGGGCTGGCCGACGACCGCGAGACGATGCTCTCGGGGGCACTCACCGAGGCGGAGTACGACGACCTCCGGGGCGCGTGGCGCGAGATGGGACGGGACGTAATCGAACAGATGGAAGCGCGGGAGTACCGCCGCGAGGAGGCGGTGCCGTTTTTCGTCACCGTCGGTCGAGTCCCTTGA
- a CDS encoding PRC-barrel domain-containing protein produces MSEIFARDLGGKRVVGTDGKIFGRLHTVTMDPESGALLDLVVEPGDGSPRTASERSDDDRLWVPVDRIETVKDQIIVRSSR; encoded by the coding sequence ATGAGCGAGATATTCGCACGAGATCTGGGCGGAAAACGCGTCGTCGGAACGGACGGGAAAATCTTCGGTCGACTCCACACCGTGACCATGGACCCCGAGTCCGGCGCGCTGCTCGACCTCGTCGTCGAACCCGGCGACGGCTCCCCGAGGACGGCGTCCGAGCGATCCGACGACGACCGACTGTGGGTGCCCGTCGATCGCATCGAGACGGTGAAGGATCAGATCATCGTTCGATCGTCCCGCTAA
- a CDS encoding ABC transporter ATP-binding protein, with the protein MATIELEGLTKDYGEVLANDGVTFSVERGEIFGYLGPNGAGKTTTIRTLLGLLAPTAGTARVLGRDVTDEDALLEAKRQLGYLPDAPAFDETATGREVLELHAAIKGDERSEALLELFEPPLDRPVRDYSHGNVRKLGLVTTFMHDPELVILDEPTSGLDPLIQHRFAEFLREERERGVTVFFSSHVLSEVRRLCDRVGIIRNGRLVTVEPVESLLDRSGKVVRLRAATSIPREALAIDGVHDLETSVVRTGDADDTDDATTAVTECAFTFTGDVNALLAHLREYRLLDLSIEEAPLENVFMRFYGGEESADAASKPGLTERPGGD; encoded by the coding sequence ATGGCTACGATCGAACTCGAGGGGCTCACCAAGGATTACGGCGAGGTGCTGGCCAACGACGGCGTCACGTTCTCCGTCGAGCGCGGCGAGATCTTCGGCTACCTCGGGCCCAACGGCGCCGGCAAGACCACGACGATCCGGACGCTGCTCGGTCTGCTCGCGCCGACGGCGGGGACGGCCCGCGTGCTCGGCCGCGACGTCACCGACGAGGACGCCCTGCTCGAGGCCAAACGGCAGTTGGGCTACCTGCCGGACGCCCCCGCGTTCGACGAGACCGCGACGGGTCGGGAGGTCCTCGAACTCCACGCCGCGATCAAGGGCGACGAGCGCAGCGAGGCGTTGCTCGAGTTGTTCGAACCGCCCCTCGACCGGCCGGTTCGGGACTACTCCCACGGCAACGTCCGCAAACTCGGCCTCGTGACGACGTTCATGCACGACCCGGAGCTGGTGATCTTGGACGAGCCGACGAGCGGTCTCGACCCGCTGATTCAGCACCGCTTCGCCGAGTTCCTTCGCGAGGAACGCGAGCGCGGCGTCACGGTGTTTTTCTCCTCGCACGTGTTGAGCGAGGTCCGGCGGCTCTGTGACCGCGTGGGGATCATCCGGAACGGACGCCTCGTGACGGTCGAACCCGTCGAATCGCTGCTCGACCGCAGCGGGAAGGTCGTTCGACTGCGCGCCGCGACTTCGATCCCCCGCGAGGCGCTCGCGATCGACGGCGTCCACGACCTCGAGACGAGCGTCGTTCGCACCGGCGACGCCGACGATACCGACGACGCGACGACGGCGGTCACCGAGTGCGCGTTCACCTTCACCGGCGACGTCAACGCCTTGCTCGCTCACCTGCGGGAGTACCGCTTACTCGACCTGTCGATCGAGGAGGCGCCCCTCGAGAACGTCTTCATGCGGTTTTACGGCGGCGAGGAGTCCGCCGACGCCGCGTCGAAACCGGGACTGACCGAGCGGCCGGGGGGCGATTGA